The following proteins are co-located in the Polymorphospora rubra genome:
- a CDS encoding aminotransferase class III-fold pyridoxal phosphate-dependent enzyme, with the protein MIESSGYAVWHGLTPMGEFLRDNDPDMFLVSGADSHVVDAAGRRYLDARSSMWNVTLGYSCEPVKRAMARQLDVLPSGTVMRYEHPPRTTVDYAAALAAVLPAPLRHIRFGNTGSQMTESAAMLSRFYRRMTGETDRHTVIALHSAYHGTGPLATALTDEPVLHDYSAPVDQHVVHVTTPPPVSCEPGACTGECIRPVLDAIDSVGTDHVTAVMFEPVSGTSFLPAPPHYLETLIVECRRRGIHTIADEVTTGAGRVGAMTYVERLTEVPDMLVLGKGLSAGYFPLAVLAVGSPVFDALTHPPVRLGFPNGSTTDGHPLGAAAGLAVLDILGADGFFDGVRRRSADLVAMLTAAAESEPRLGAVRGEGMLLGIELVDENGEPWRVREVNRFRLACRDQGLLTSYSLGVLPLLPQLTVSEADCRELVDLLLKALAAYRPA; encoded by the coding sequence ATGATCGAAAGCAGCGGGTACGCCGTCTGGCACGGCCTGACCCCGATGGGCGAGTTCCTGCGCGACAACGACCCGGACATGTTCCTGGTCAGCGGGGCGGACAGTCACGTGGTCGACGCGGCCGGCCGGCGCTACCTCGACGCCCGCTCGTCGATGTGGAACGTCACCCTCGGCTACTCCTGCGAGCCGGTCAAGCGGGCGATGGCCCGGCAACTCGACGTGCTGCCGTCCGGCACCGTGATGCGCTACGAGCATCCGCCGCGGACCACCGTGGACTACGCCGCCGCGCTCGCGGCCGTGCTGCCGGCTCCGCTGCGGCACATCCGGTTCGGCAACACCGGCAGCCAGATGACCGAGTCGGCGGCGATGCTGTCCCGGTTCTACCGGCGGATGACCGGCGAGACCGACCGGCACACCGTGATCGCCCTGCACAGCGCCTACCACGGCACCGGGCCGCTGGCGACGGCGCTGACCGACGAGCCGGTCCTGCACGACTACTCCGCGCCGGTCGACCAGCACGTCGTGCACGTCACCACCCCGCCGCCGGTGTCGTGCGAGCCCGGCGCCTGCACCGGCGAGTGCATCCGGCCGGTCCTCGACGCCATCGACTCGGTCGGCACCGACCACGTCACCGCGGTCATGTTCGAACCGGTCTCCGGCACCTCGTTCCTGCCGGCGCCGCCGCACTACCTGGAGACGCTGATCGTCGAGTGCCGGCGGCGCGGCATCCACACCATCGCCGACGAGGTGACCACCGGCGCCGGCCGGGTCGGCGCGATGACGTACGTCGAACGCCTGACCGAGGTGCCGGACATGCTGGTACTCGGCAAGGGGCTGAGCGCCGGCTACTTCCCGCTGGCCGTGCTCGCCGTCGGGTCGCCCGTCTTCGACGCGTTGACCCACCCCCCGGTACGGCTCGGCTTCCCCAACGGCTCCACCACCGACGGCCACCCGCTCGGGGCGGCGGCCGGCCTCGCCGTACTCGACATCCTCGGCGCCGACGGGTTCTTCGACGGCGTACGGCGGCGCAGCGCCGACCTGGTCGCGATGCTGACCGCGGCGGCGGAGTCCGAGCCGCGACTGGGCGCCGTACGCGGCGAGGGCATGCTGCTCGGCATCGAACTCGTCGACGAGAACGGCGAGCCGTGGCGGGTCCGGGAGGTGAACCGGTTCCGGCTGGCCTGCCGCGACCAGGGGCTGCTCACGAGCTATTCGCTCGGGGTGCTGCCGCTGCTGCCGCAACTCACCGTCAGCGAGGCCGACTGCCGCGAACTGGTCGACCTGCTGCTCAAGGCACTGGCGGCGTACCGGCCGGCCTGA
- a CDS encoding MFS transporter, which translates to MAARRRPWSRTPGHGLGSLVTAHGVGVIGTQITALALPTLAIIHLGASPFAASVLFALEFGAQAFAAPVLGVLVDRARSPRRLLILASLGYGLAVLLVPVAAVGGLLSLVLLGAVAVVTGVLGGLITIGLQAVVPVLVPRDRLVAANSAMAGARSVGQVAGPAIAGSLVQWWGAAAAMGVDAATRVLSILAFATMRPSREALARRSAEASGMVRALRDGVAVLRGQPLLVRIAVTAAALNFGGSALGALYLVFAYQELHLSPGLIGVVYVVNSVASLVAVGTAGRVIRRLRMTRVVPFFAPLAGAALFLIPAAAIAPPFAALVAYEAVFGYCATVWFIATATLQQSLVPTHQLGRVIAMSRTISALAIPVGALLGGALAQWWGMVPTLLAFAAAALAGTCASIVRNSQFGTTTPTSADDRPAESGTNAPSSEVLLTAEPTSPKAGSSS; encoded by the coding sequence ATGGCAGCTCGCCGCAGACCCTGGTCGCGTACGCCCGGTCACGGGCTCGGATCGCTCGTCACCGCGCACGGCGTCGGCGTGATCGGCACCCAGATCACCGCGCTCGCCCTGCCCACCCTCGCGATCATCCACCTGGGAGCGTCACCGTTCGCCGCCAGCGTGCTGTTCGCACTGGAGTTCGGCGCGCAGGCGTTCGCCGCCCCGGTGCTCGGCGTGCTGGTCGACCGGGCCCGCTCGCCCCGCCGGCTGCTGATCCTGGCCAGCCTCGGCTACGGCCTGGCCGTACTCCTGGTGCCGGTCGCCGCCGTCGGCGGCCTGCTCTCGCTGGTGCTGCTGGGCGCTGTCGCGGTCGTGACCGGGGTGCTCGGCGGGCTGATCACCATCGGGCTGCAGGCCGTCGTGCCGGTACTCGTGCCGCGCGACAGGCTGGTCGCGGCGAACTCCGCGATGGCCGGGGCACGGTCGGTCGGCCAGGTGGCCGGACCGGCCATCGCCGGGTCGCTGGTGCAGTGGTGGGGGGCGGCGGCCGCGATGGGCGTCGACGCGGCGACCCGGGTGCTGTCCATCCTCGCCTTCGCCACGATGCGCCCCTCCCGCGAGGCGCTGGCCCGCCGGTCCGCCGAGGCGTCCGGCATGGTCCGGGCGCTGCGGGACGGGGTCGCGGTGCTGCGCGGTCAACCCCTCCTGGTACGGATCGCGGTCACCGCCGCGGCGCTCAACTTCGGCGGCTCGGCGCTCGGCGCGCTCTACCTGGTCTTCGCCTACCAGGAACTGCACCTGTCCCCCGGCCTGATCGGCGTCGTCTACGTGGTCAACAGCGTGGCGTCGCTGGTGGCGGTCGGCACCGCCGGCCGGGTCATCCGCCGGCTGCGGATGACCCGGGTGGTGCCGTTCTTCGCCCCGCTGGCCGGGGCCGCGCTGTTCCTGATCCCGGCCGCCGCGATCGCCCCGCCGTTCGCCGCCCTGGTCGCGTACGAGGCGGTCTTCGGCTACTGCGCGACGGTGTGGTTCATCGCCACCGCCACCCTGCAGCAGTCGCTGGTACCCACCCACCAGCTGGGCCGGGTGATCGCGATGAGCCGCACGATCAGCGCGCTGGCCATCCCGGTCGGCGCGCTGCTCGGCGGGGCGCTGGCCCAGTGGTGGGGGATGGTCCCGACGCTGCTCGCCTTCGCCGCCGCGGCACTGGCCGGTACGTGCGCGAGCATCGTACGGAACTCGCAGTTCGGCACAACAACGCCAACATCGGCCGATGACCGACCCGCCGAGAGTGGCACCAACGCGCCATCCTCCGAGGTTTTGTTGACAGCCGAGCCGACCAGCCCGAAAGCTGGCTCCAGCAGTTAG
- a CDS encoding AAA family ATPase, which produces MRSSIPSVTPATPHHTELDVAADLLTLLRDTATEPRPDIQLEALTLAVAADLPVLLWGEPGIGKTAALNQLAAALDLPLTTVIASVHEPSDFAGLPVVGDDPAVQGVPMAPPDWAVRLVRAGRGLLFLDELSTAPPAVQAALLRVVLERRIGALRLPAGVRIVAAANPRSSAADGWELSAPLANRFVHLQWTYQHETVVRGLGGTWPRAALPRLAPQRLPEAVAYARRAVCGLLTGRPALVHQMPNNEARRGGPWPSPRSWQMALCLTAFATAAGSSREVLSMLVRGTVGDGPGLELLASLDRMDLPDPETLLAAPATAELPERGDLRQVVLDAVVAAVRERPDRARWDAAWTLLVRALETGAPDLVVVPATTLAALRQPDWDVPAAIERLTGVVSLSRRADRVAAAAGSGR; this is translated from the coding sequence ATGCGCAGTTCCATCCCGTCCGTCACCCCGGCAACGCCCCACCACACCGAACTCGACGTCGCCGCCGACCTGCTCACCCTCCTGCGCGACACCGCCACCGAGCCGCGTCCCGACATCCAGTTGGAGGCGCTGACCCTGGCCGTGGCCGCCGACCTGCCCGTGCTGCTGTGGGGCGAGCCGGGAATCGGCAAGACGGCGGCCCTGAACCAGCTCGCGGCGGCCCTCGACCTGCCGCTGACCACGGTGATCGCCAGCGTGCACGAGCCGTCCGATTTCGCCGGCCTGCCCGTGGTCGGCGACGACCCGGCGGTGCAGGGCGTCCCGATGGCCCCGCCGGACTGGGCCGTACGCCTGGTCCGCGCCGGGCGGGGACTCCTGTTCCTCGACGAACTGTCCACCGCGCCGCCGGCCGTCCAGGCCGCCCTGCTCCGCGTCGTACTCGAACGGCGGATCGGTGCCCTGCGGCTGCCGGCCGGTGTCCGGATCGTGGCCGCCGCCAATCCCCGGTCGTCCGCGGCCGACGGCTGGGAGCTGAGTGCGCCCCTGGCCAACCGGTTTGTCCATCTGCAGTGGACCTACCAGCACGAGACGGTGGTACGCGGCCTCGGCGGGACCTGGCCCAGGGCGGCACTGCCCCGGCTCGCCCCGCAGCGGCTGCCCGAGGCAGTCGCGTACGCCCGTCGGGCGGTGTGCGGGCTCCTCACCGGCCGCCCCGCGCTGGTGCACCAGATGCCGAACAACGAAGCCCGCCGGGGCGGCCCCTGGCCGTCACCCCGCAGTTGGCAGATGGCGCTGTGCCTGACCGCGTTCGCGACCGCGGCGGGGTCCTCCCGGGAAGTCCTGTCCATGTTGGTCAGAGGGACCGTCGGGGACGGGCCGGGGCTCGAACTGCTCGCCAGCCTGGACCGGATGGACCTGCCCGATCCCGAGACGCTGCTGGCCGCCCCGGCAACGGCCGAGCTGCCCGAACGGGGCGACCTGCGCCAGGTCGTACTCGACGCGGTGGTCGCGGCGGTCCGGGAGCGTCCGGACCGGGCCCGCTGGGACGCGGCGTGGACCCTGCTCGTACGGGCCCTGGAGACCGGAGCCCCGGACCTCGTGGTCGTCCCCGCGACCACGCTCGCCGCGCTGCGGCAGCCGGACTGGGACGTCCCGGCGGCGATCGAACGCCTCACCGGAGTGGTGTCGCTGAGCCGGCGCGCCGACCGGGTCGCGGCGGCGGCCGGGAGCGGCCGATGA
- a CDS encoding alpha-ketoacid dehydrogenase subunit beta has product MSRPHPIGAAVRDALTAQPDLSMFCTYQQDDLVARYGADRMVRMPIAENAMLGMALGMALTGRRVLVSIARIAFLFSAFDQLVNQVTTWRYMSGGQFSVPLVVRGFSRGGEHLGAQHEHAPYGLLSRIPGLVVAVPGSPNSLAGLLRTALTHPDPVVVLESPLLFAPDWADLPEPEPSPAALPFGVAGLARTGTDLTMVAIGNTVAACLRAADRLAGQGVDARVVDLRTAAPLDRDGVAAMVVPDRPVLLVDEESRAGSVMTDLALHLVQTGAVSPGRIDLLTGAPVPAPVSPTLLAPLLPDVDRIVDAALHSFAPDLRRKNP; this is encoded by the coding sequence GTGAGCCGCCCGCACCCGATCGGGGCGGCGGTCCGCGACGCGTTGACCGCCCAGCCCGACCTGAGCATGTTCTGCACCTACCAGCAGGACGACCTGGTCGCCCGGTACGGCGCCGACCGGATGGTCCGGATGCCGATCGCCGAGAACGCGATGCTGGGCATGGCGCTCGGCATGGCCCTGACCGGCCGGCGGGTGCTGGTCAGCATCGCCCGGATCGCCTTCCTCTTCAGCGCCTTCGACCAGCTGGTCAACCAGGTCACCACCTGGCGCTACATGTCCGGCGGGCAGTTCTCGGTGCCGCTGGTCGTCCGCGGCTTCAGCCGGGGCGGCGAGCACCTCGGCGCCCAGCACGAGCACGCGCCGTACGGGCTGCTGAGCCGGATCCCGGGCCTCGTGGTCGCCGTACCCGGCTCGCCGAACTCCCTCGCCGGCCTGCTGCGGACCGCGCTGACCCATCCCGACCCGGTGGTCGTGCTGGAGTCGCCGCTGCTGTTCGCGCCGGACTGGGCCGACCTGCCCGAGCCCGAACCGTCGCCGGCCGCGCTGCCGTTCGGCGTCGCCGGGCTGGCCCGCACCGGCACCGATCTCACGATGGTCGCCATCGGCAACACGGTCGCCGCCTGCCTGCGCGCCGCCGACCGGTTGGCCGGGCAGGGCGTCGACGCCCGCGTCGTCGACCTTCGTACGGCGGCACCACTGGATCGCGACGGGGTGGCCGCGATGGTCGTACCGGACCGGCCGGTCCTGCTCGTCGACGAGGAGTCCCGCGCCGGGTCGGTGATGACCGACCTCGCCCTGCACCTGGTCCAGACCGGGGCGGTCAGCCCCGGGCGGATCGACCTGCTGACCGGTGCCCCGGTGCCGGCGCCGGTCAGCCCGACCCTGCTCGCTCCCCTGCTGCCCGACGTGGACCGGATCGTCGACGCGGCCCTGCACAGTTTCGCCCCCGACCTGCGGAGGAAGAACCCATGA
- a CDS encoding CARDB domain-containing protein, with amino-acid sequence MPAANYQFVQGNNVVRVPVTATTADVQLRFNSNSGAPGAQVAELEVCGTPAPNPDLTVKNVSWTPASPSETTNLSLTATVNNTGDRVSGNTRLDFLLGGVVKASADIGPIAAGGSLPVSRAIGTLAQGSYTVSARVDPANTVVEQNEGNNTAANPTPLVVAQAPGPDLQVLGITSNPPNPAVGAAVSFTVAVNNRGTTGAAAGTVTRLTVGGTTLNGTTPAVAAGATVNVAVSGTWTATSGGATITATADATNTVTETNEGNNTFTRSIVVGRGAAVPWVSYEAEDANYQGVLLQADPLRTFGHTNFATESSGRESVRLNSTGQFVEFTSTNQANSIVVRNSIPDAANGGGIEATISLYVNGTFNRKLTLSSRHSWLYGNTDDPEGLTNTPQADARRLFDESNALLGQSYPPGTRFKLQRDAGDTASFYIIDFVDLEQVAPPSSKPAECTSITEYGAVPNDGLDDTAALQRAVTDDQNGVISCVWIPPGQWRQEQKILTDDPLNRGTHNQVGIRNVTIRGAGMWHSQLYTLTEPHLVVGGINHPHEGNFGFDIDDNTQISDIAIFGSGRIRGGPGGAEGGVGLNGRFGKNTRISNVWIEHANVGAWVGRDYSNIPELWNPGDGLEFSGMRIRNTYADGINFSNGTRNSRVFNSSFRTTGDDALAVWANPYVKDTSVDIGHSNQFLNNTIQLPWRANGIAVYGGYDNRIENNLIYDTMNYPGIMLATDHSPLPFSGQTLIANNGLYRTGGAFWNEDQEFGAITLFAAGLDIPGVVIRDTDIHDSTYDGIQFKTGGGSIPNVTITNVRIDKSNNGAGILAMGGARGSARLTNVTITNSADGNIVIQPGSSFTITGS; translated from the coding sequence GTGCCCGCCGCGAACTACCAGTTCGTCCAGGGCAACAACGTCGTACGCGTCCCGGTCACCGCGACCACCGCGGACGTGCAGTTGCGCTTCAACTCCAACAGCGGCGCCCCCGGCGCTCAGGTGGCCGAACTGGAGGTGTGCGGCACCCCGGCGCCGAACCCGGACCTGACCGTCAAGAACGTGTCGTGGACCCCGGCGTCGCCGTCGGAGACGACGAACCTGAGCCTGACCGCCACGGTCAACAACACCGGTGACCGGGTGTCCGGCAACACCCGGCTGGACTTCCTGCTGGGTGGCGTGGTGAAGGCCAGCGCCGACATCGGCCCGATCGCCGCCGGCGGTTCGCTGCCGGTCAGCCGGGCCATCGGCACCCTGGCCCAGGGCTCCTACACCGTCAGCGCCCGGGTCGACCCGGCCAACACCGTCGTCGAGCAGAACGAGGGCAACAACACCGCCGCCAACCCGACGCCGCTGGTGGTCGCCCAGGCGCCCGGACCCGACCTGCAGGTGCTCGGCATCACGTCCAACCCGCCGAACCCGGCGGTCGGCGCGGCGGTCTCGTTCACCGTCGCGGTCAACAACCGCGGCACCACCGGCGCGGCCGCCGGCACGGTCACCCGGCTGACGGTGGGCGGCACCACGCTGAACGGCACCACCCCGGCCGTGGCAGCCGGCGCGACGGTCAACGTGGCGGTCAGCGGCACCTGGACCGCGACCAGCGGCGGGGCGACGATCACCGCGACCGCCGACGCCACCAACACGGTCACCGAGACCAACGAGGGCAACAACACCTTCACCCGGTCGATCGTGGTCGGGCGCGGCGCGGCCGTGCCGTGGGTGTCGTACGAGGCCGAGGACGCCAACTACCAGGGTGTCCTGTTGCAGGCCGACCCGCTGCGCACCTTCGGGCACACCAACTTCGCCACCGAGTCCTCCGGCCGCGAGTCGGTACGGCTCAACAGCACCGGCCAGTTCGTCGAGTTCACCTCCACCAACCAGGCCAACTCGATCGTGGTCCGCAACTCGATCCCGGACGCCGCGAACGGCGGCGGCATCGAGGCCACCATCAGCCTCTACGTCAACGGCACGTTCAACCGGAAGCTGACCCTGTCGTCACGGCACAGCTGGCTGTACGGCAACACCGACGACCCGGAGGGGCTGACGAACACCCCGCAGGCCGACGCGCGGCGGCTGTTCGACGAGTCGAACGCGCTGCTGGGGCAGTCGTACCCGCCCGGCACCAGGTTCAAGCTGCAGCGCGACGCCGGTGACACCGCCTCCTTCTACATCATCGACTTCGTCGACCTGGAGCAGGTGGCGCCGCCGTCGAGCAAGCCGGCCGAGTGCACGTCGATCACCGAGTACGGCGCGGTGCCCAACGACGGCCTCGACGACACCGCCGCGCTGCAGCGGGCGGTGACCGACGACCAGAACGGTGTCATCAGCTGCGTGTGGATTCCGCCGGGCCAGTGGCGGCAGGAGCAGAAGATCCTGACCGACGACCCGCTGAACCGGGGCACCCACAACCAGGTCGGCATCCGCAACGTCACCATCCGCGGCGCCGGCATGTGGCACTCCCAGCTCTACACGCTGACCGAACCGCACCTGGTGGTCGGCGGCATCAACCACCCGCACGAGGGCAACTTCGGCTTCGACATCGACGACAACACCCAGATCTCCGACATCGCGATCTTCGGCTCGGGCCGGATCCGGGGCGGGCCGGGTGGTGCCGAGGGCGGCGTCGGCCTGAACGGCCGGTTCGGCAAGAACACCCGGATCAGCAACGTCTGGATCGAGCACGCCAACGTCGGTGCCTGGGTCGGCCGTGACTACAGCAACATCCCCGAGTTGTGGAACCCCGGCGACGGGCTGGAGTTCAGCGGCATGCGGATCCGCAACACGTACGCCGACGGCATCAACTTCAGCAACGGGACCCGCAACTCGCGGGTCTTCAACTCCTCGTTCCGTACCACCGGCGACGACGCCCTGGCGGTCTGGGCCAACCCGTACGTCAAGGACACGTCAGTCGACATCGGACACAGCAACCAGTTCCTCAACAACACCATCCAGCTGCCCTGGCGGGCGAACGGCATCGCCGTCTACGGCGGCTACGACAACAGGATCGAGAACAACCTGATCTACGACACCATGAACTACCCCGGCATCATGCTGGCGACCGACCACAGCCCGCTGCCGTTCTCCGGGCAGACGTTGATCGCCAACAACGGGCTCTACCGTACCGGTGGCGCCTTCTGGAACGAGGACCAGGAGTTCGGCGCGATCACGCTCTTCGCGGCGGGCCTGGACATCCCGGGCGTCGTCATCCGGGACACCGACATCCACGACTCCACGTACGACGGCATCCAGTTCAAGACCGGCGGCGGGTCCATACCCAACGTCACGATCACCAACGTACGCATCGACAAGTCCAACAACGGCGCCGGCATCCTGGCGATGGGCGGTGCCCGCGGCAGTGCCCGGCTGACGAACGTGACCATCACCAACTCGGCCGACGGCAACATCGTGATCCAACCGGGATCGAGCTTCACGATCACCGGCAGCTAG
- a CDS encoding discoidin domain-containing protein, translating into MRRPALIRVVATAVAAAVIATVGGTAVAHAAGGPNLALGKTASASTTNGQNAAGNLNDGNAGSYWESTNNAFPQWAQIDLGGSTGVDQVVLKLPPGWGTRTQTLAVQGSQDGVSFANVTAPQGHVFNPAGGNAVTIDFPATSTRFVRIHITANTGWPAGQLSELEVYGTTTGSTTNLAQGRPTTESGHADVYASSRAVDGNQSTYWESTNHAFPQWLTVDLGTATAIDRVVLKLPTAGWATRTQTLAVQGSTNGSTFTDVAASRTYTFDPAVAGNSVTVTFNRTTTRYVRINITANSAWPAGQLSEVEIYGPGGGTDTTPPSVPGTLSYTASGTTITLNWGASTDNAGGSGLAGYDIYRNGALVHSVGTVTTWADTQPVAATVSYYVRARDNAGNRSGNSNTVTRTGTDSIPPTVPGTLSHSTSGNTITLTWGASTDTGGSGLAGYNVYRDGNLIATLGTVLTYQDSQPPTATVSYQVRARDGAGNLSAFGNTTTRTGSQPPTCVNVAQGKTMTASGSTFTFTPDKANDGQLGTYWEGAAATRRT; encoded by the coding sequence ATGAGACGACCCGCTCTGATCAGGGTGGTGGCGACGGCGGTCGCGGCCGCCGTGATCGCCACCGTGGGAGGAACCGCCGTCGCGCACGCGGCCGGCGGCCCCAACCTCGCACTCGGAAAGACCGCCTCCGCGAGCACGACCAACGGCCAGAACGCGGCCGGCAACCTCAACGACGGCAACGCCGGCAGCTACTGGGAGAGCACGAACAACGCCTTCCCGCAGTGGGCCCAGATCGACCTCGGCGGCAGCACCGGCGTCGACCAGGTCGTGCTGAAGCTGCCGCCGGGCTGGGGCACCCGCACCCAGACCCTGGCCGTGCAGGGCAGCCAGGACGGGGTCAGCTTCGCCAACGTCACCGCGCCGCAGGGGCACGTCTTCAACCCGGCCGGCGGCAACGCGGTGACCATCGACTTCCCGGCGACAAGCACCCGGTTCGTCCGGATCCACATCACCGCGAACACCGGCTGGCCGGCCGGGCAGCTCTCCGAGCTGGAGGTCTACGGAACGACCACCGGCTCGACCACCAACCTCGCCCAGGGCCGTCCCACCACCGAGAGCGGTCACGCCGACGTCTACGCCTCGTCGCGGGCGGTCGACGGCAACCAGAGCACCTACTGGGAGAGCACCAACCACGCCTTCCCGCAGTGGCTCACCGTCGACCTCGGCACCGCCACCGCGATCGACCGGGTCGTGCTCAAGCTGCCGACCGCCGGCTGGGCCACCCGTACGCAGACCCTCGCCGTGCAGGGCAGCACCAACGGGTCGACGTTCACCGACGTGGCCGCGTCGCGGACGTACACCTTCGACCCGGCCGTCGCCGGCAACTCGGTGACCGTCACCTTCAACCGGACCACGACCCGGTACGTCCGGATCAACATCACCGCGAACAGCGCCTGGCCGGCCGGGCAGCTCTCCGAGGTCGAGATCTACGGCCCCGGCGGCGGCACCGACACCACCCCGCCGAGCGTGCCGGGCACCCTGTCCTACACCGCCTCCGGCACGACGATCACCCTCAACTGGGGCGCGTCGACCGACAACGCCGGCGGCAGCGGGCTGGCCGGCTACGACATCTACCGCAACGGCGCCCTGGTCCACAGCGTCGGCACCGTCACCACCTGGGCGGACACCCAGCCGGTCGCGGCGACGGTCAGCTACTACGTACGGGCCCGCGACAACGCCGGCAACCGGTCCGGCAACAGCAACACGGTGACCCGTACCGGCACCGACAGCATCCCGCCCACCGTGCCGGGCACCCTGTCGCACAGCACCTCGGGCAACACCATCACGCTGACCTGGGGCGCCTCCACCGACACCGGCGGCAGCGGGCTGGCCGGCTACAACGTCTACCGGGACGGCAACCTGATCGCGACGCTGGGCACCGTGCTGACCTACCAGGACAGCCAGCCGCCGACGGCAACCGTCTCCTACCAGGTCCGGGCCCGCGACGGCGCCGGCAACCTGTCCGCGTTCGGCAACACCACCACCCGTACCGGCAGCCAGCCGCCGACCTGCGTCAACGTCGCGCAGGGCAAGACCATGACGGCGAGCGGGTCGACGTTCACCTTCACCCCGGACAAGGCCAACGACGGCCAGCTCGGCACCTACTGGGAGGGGGCGGCGGCTACCCGCAGAACCTGA
- a CDS encoding thiamine pyrophosphate-dependent dehydrogenase E1 component subunit alpha, giving the protein MDLLSAYRAMLGIRLFEEGVLRLAEQGLVPGATHPYTGQEAVAVGVLAARRPQEWVVSFYRCHGHALAAGSPPERVLREILGRDGGLCGGKSGSMHLADRANRLLGSTSIVAAQLPIAAGAAMSAKLDGTGQAVIVFCGDGALGAGGAYETLTIAAAQRLPLLVVCEDNGWQDRTASALVRHLAPTELVRGLRLPYVEVDGNDVEAVHGAATAALAACRDGGGVGVLVAHTYLRHFHSQLGPRPPAEYRPAAERERWLARDPLTVAADRITADLTALRAEVAAETDALIRRALDAGEPDPATATTGVTVTGDALIGAAR; this is encoded by the coding sequence ATGGATCTGTTGTCCGCATACCGCGCCATGCTCGGCATCCGGCTCTTCGAAGAGGGCGTGCTGCGGTTGGCCGAGCAGGGGCTCGTGCCGGGCGCGACACATCCCTACACCGGCCAGGAGGCCGTCGCCGTCGGCGTGCTCGCCGCCCGCCGGCCGCAGGAGTGGGTGGTCAGCTTCTACCGCTGCCACGGCCACGCCCTCGCCGCGGGCAGCCCACCCGAGCGGGTGCTGCGGGAGATCCTCGGCCGCGACGGCGGGCTGTGCGGCGGCAAGTCCGGTTCGATGCACCTCGCCGACCGGGCCAACCGCCTGCTCGGATCGACGTCGATCGTCGCGGCCCAGCTCCCGATCGCGGCCGGCGCGGCGATGTCCGCGAAGCTCGACGGCACCGGCCAGGCGGTGATCGTCTTCTGCGGCGACGGGGCACTGGGCGCCGGCGGCGCGTACGAGACGCTGACGATTGCCGCCGCCCAGCGGCTGCCGCTGCTCGTGGTCTGTGAGGACAACGGCTGGCAGGACCGGACCGCCAGCGCGCTCGTACGCCATCTCGCCCCGACCGAACTGGTCCGCGGCCTGCGGCTGCCGTACGTGGAGGTCGACGGCAACGACGTCGAGGCCGTGCACGGGGCGGCCACCGCCGCGCTCGCCGCCTGCCGCGACGGCGGCGGGGTCGGGGTGCTGGTCGCCCACACCTACCTGCGGCACTTCCACTCCCAGCTCGGGCCGCGGCCGCCGGCGGAATACCGGCCGGCGGCCGAACGCGAACGGTGGCTGGCGCGCGATCCGCTGACCGTCGCGGCGGACCGGATCACCGCCGACCTGACCGCACTGCGCGCCGAGGTGGCCGCCGAGACGGACGCCCTGATCCGCCGGGCCCTCGACGCCGGCGAACCCGATCCGGCGACCGCCACGACCGGGGTCACGGTCACCGGCGACGCGCTGATCGGCGCGGCCCGGTGA